The Lewinella sp. 4G2 nucleotide sequence CGAAGTCAATACCCGGGAAGAGTTTTACCGCGACCGGACCACCCACGACGTGGACTTCAGCGACGTGAAGGGGCAGGAGAACATCAAACGCGCCATGACCATCGCCGCGGCTGGTGGCCACAACGTGATCCTGATTGGCCCTCCGGGAGCGGGGAAGACGATGTTAGCCCGTCGCTTACCGACCATTCTACCACCGTTAGATTTACGGGAGGCTTTGGAAACGACGAAGATCCATTCCGTAGCGGGTATCCTGCCTTCCGGGAAAGCCCTCATCACGCAACGGCCATTCCGGGCTCCGCACCATACCATCAGCGACGTAGCCTTGGTAGGCGGTGGGAGTTACCCTTCACCGGGGGAGATTTCCTTAAGCCACAACGGCGTCCTTTTCCTGGACGAACTACCGGAGTTCAAGCGCAGCGCCCTCGAAGTGATGCGCCAGCCAATGGAGGAGCGCCGCATCATCATCTCCCGGGCCAAAGTCACCGTAGATTTCCCCGCCGGCTTCATGTTGATCGCCAGCATGAACCCCTGCCCCTGCGGCTACTTCAACCATCCCCAGAAAGAATGCACCTGCCCACCCGGAACGGTGAAACGTTACCTCAGCAAAATTAGTGGCCCTTTACTGGATCGGATCGATTTACAGGTAGAAGTAACCCCCGTCCCCCTCGAGAAATTAGCCAGCCGTAAAACGGAGACCGAAGACAGCGCCACCATTGCCGCCCGCGTCCTGGCCGCCCGCAAAATTCAGGCCGAGCGGTACGCCGGAGAAAAAGGCATCTATTGCAACGCCCAGATGCCCAGCCGCATGGTCCGCAATCGCTGCGAGATCAACCAGGCGGGCCAAACCCTCCTCACCAACGCCAT carries:
- a CDS encoding YifB family Mg chelatase-like AAA ATPase; amino-acid sequence: MLCTTFASAVEGVDARMITVEVNAGGVVQENSPWYHVVGLPDSAIREGSFRIDAAVKNSGLELRRMKTVINLAPADIRKEGAAYDLPIAVALLTATKEIVVPDMNEYMIMGELSLSGELRPIKGALPIAIEARARGYKGFILPEKNAREAAIVSDLPVYGAKTLREAVDFLTGTATIKPTEVNTREEFYRDRTTHDVDFSDVKGQENIKRAMTIAAAGGHNVILIGPPGAGKTMLARRLPTILPPLDLREALETTKIHSVAGILPSGKALITQRPFRAPHHTISDVALVGGGSYPSPGEISLSHNGVLFLDELPEFKRSALEVMRQPMEERRIIISRAKVTVDFPAGFMLIASMNPCPCGYFNHPQKECTCPPGTVKRYLSKISGPLLDRIDLQVEVTPVPLEKLASRKTETEDSATIAARVLAARKIQAERYAGEKGIYCNAQMPSRMVRNRCEINQAGQTLLTNAMDRLQLSARAYDRILKVSRTIADLEGEDKILPHHLAEAINFRGLDRESWGEMR